The Quercus lobata isolate SW786 chromosome 9, ValleyOak3.0 Primary Assembly, whole genome shotgun sequence region ATTCCTCTATAATATCTCAAGATCAATCCCTCATACacttcctatatatttttgttatgaattataAGTTATTGGCCTGGGCCAATGGGTTAGGCCAACGGGCTAGGCAACGGGTTAGGCTACTGGGCTAGCCCACTGGGTACCCATGGGCATAAAAACTAGCCCACGGCTTGACCCATTGGGCTAGTGGGCTACCTATGGGCCTCAATAACAACGGGCCGGGCCGTCCATTAGCCCGGTGGGCCTTCGAGTTTCTAGGTCGGGCTGTGGGCCgtgggctatttgatgacctTTAACATTATGAGCTCGTCCAAGGGCAGTTGTAGGGTCGTCCCAAACACTCTTGCCAACCTTGGCCTTCCATTTAGAGTGTGTGGTCAGAGGGCTGAAATTCATCATCTTGAGGGAAGGAGTAGGAGAAGAAGGAGTACAAAAAAGTGACTGGAGGGCAGGAGtttcatctttcccttcatccAGCTTACGTTTCTTTGATCTAGGGGTAATGAGAGATAGGGGTTCATTCTTCAGGTTCCTAAAACGGGCATACTTGTCTTTGTTGTACCTAATGGCCATTTCTGCAAAGAGAAGGTTAGTAGGGTGAAAATCTATAAGGTAAAGacaagaaaaaactaaaaacctaCTATTCTCTTCTCGGGAAATTTCCTTCAAAATGTATGTAGAAGGCTTGGGTCCAAGACAACACTCGTACAAACGACAAGGGTTCACCATCTCGTTGAAATTGTCAATTGTGAGGGCAAACTCAAGGGCTGCCTTAATTCGTCCTTGGTAGTGTTCCTTCAACAAAGGACGATTAGCAACTGCAAAAGAGGAGACAAAAAAGACATTAGAAAAGtagtaaaacttaaaacaatCTATTtaatgaagaggaagaaagagacgCACCAAGAGAAGGGATTTCCTATTTCCGTAGCAACCACGGGACCTTACCCCACAGGTCGTCAAACATGGTTTCCCATCCAGATCCAGAAATGAAGAAACATCGTGACTTCCAGTCATGAAAGTAAGTAGGGAAGCTACTAACGATTCTAGACTCCCTATTCCAAGGTAGAAGTTGGAAATACCCATAATGGGTGGAAGGCTTCAAACGATACAGGTAAAGAAACTCATTCAGGGTAATCATGTCCCCATCATGGACAGACACCCAGATTGACATGCAACCAATAATTGTCCTCCATGCATTAGAGATGAGTTGACGAGGTGCAACATTTAAAGCAAAAAGGAGCTGCACAATAAAATGATGAACTAGAAAACGAAGACCACATGAAAAAGCAGCTTTGTAAAAACTCATCCCGCCATGGGGCAAAGGTGCATGCTTTCTCATTAGGATGAGGTAATCTTATAGATACCCCCTCAGGGAGTTGAACCCTCTTGTAAATAGATTTCAAATGCCTCGTCTCTAAAAGGCAAGACTCAGAGAGAGCATGAAAGGGGATTGAAGACGAAggaatttttgaagaaaaggaGGGTTTTGAAGACGATGAAGGTTTTGGCATTACAATTTCAGAATCTTTGTCAGAGGACTCACTACTTGACGACAAACCAGTTTCTAACTCATTGGACCTAATGTCGCTATCCCTATACTCTATGGCAGTCATCTTTAGATGATGGGCGATTAGAGAATGACGAAGCAAAGGGTAAAGGCCAATCAAAATGGGCCTGAAAGCCCCACAATTTTGAGGAACAAATAAACCTACTTGGGGATGGCGTCCACCAGAAGACTCAAGAAACACTCCTAACCTAGCAAAGAAGAACGAAACAGAGGGAGCCTCCTTcctaataaaatcaaaatcaaccaTTAAGAGAGAAATAGGAGTCTTACCGTGCAAAAAGTGCAGGAATTCTCTTTTAGTTTTGAACTCTAAGCTTAGTGtataatgaagaagaagaagaggaatatGAGAAGgctttttttatagaaaaaaaaaggaaatgaattcAATGCGCGGAAAACTCAAGGAAAACCTACATGTGTGGGCAACTCAAACACGAAACGTGGCGATCAGCTGACTAAAATATTGCCCGACAATAAATATGATGGGACGAGGATCTCGGGGCACGTACAAAGTAATCCGCCCAAAATGGACTTTCCATATTCCTTAGCTCGTCTACGTGATAGACGACAAAGGAATAAAGGGGGCAACTAATGAGTAGCATACAAATGATCATCCATCATTCACAAACCATCACTAACAATGACGAGTAAGGGTATGGATGAGCGTGCATGCATTAACTCCAGGCAGTAATCAATAAGTGAGCAATGAATAGCACAAAACCGTTACCTTCATCCAATAATGTAGAATTAAGGATCGATTATGAGCAGAAAATGTTAGAGTTAAATTGCCATCATTAAGCATTGATTACCCAGTTGCAACATAACGTTCTGCTGAGTATTAACTCGGCATAAGACTATATAAAGTTAGAAAAAACAGGTAAAAGGACACGAACACACACAACtataaaaattatagtttttccAGAAAGATAATAAGTTAACTTGAACACACACAACtataaaaattatagtttttccAAAAAGAGAATAAGTTAACTTAAGTATCAAAGGGCCTTTGGCAGGCCCCACACTGGTGCCCTTATCCACTGAGTGCTTTCTGTGACACAAGTTTTATAGGTCGTCCATCAACTAACAAGGAACATATTGACGAGGCAAATTACTGCTTCATCATATACTATTTTCTTAACTTTCAAGTGATATTGGTATAGTTAagagttttataattcaattggaTCTCATGATATTTTCAATAGAGATGGATACCAAAGTTCAAATTCCTCATTTTCTATTGTTGTAACTCTCGAAttatcaaatatcaaaatattaaaaaaatgatatttatgtCATTTATTGAATATTGTATggctttaaaatattttaggttCAAAATTGGGTTTGTAGTTGTTGCTGGCCCATATATTCGTAAACAAGTGAAGATGGCTTGAATGATGGGCCCTTTCACCATGGCCTCGGCTCAAAGTCTCTCACAAAGGACTAACCAGAGCTGAAGTTAGGGGCGTTTATGATATTTAACCACACTCTTGTACCTATAAATAACTCTCTCTTTAGTTTAGGGTTTCATTCTCACAGTCACAGGCAATCGTTCGCTGCCTATCAAGTACGCCGTCGTTCTGTTACCCAGTTACACACATATCCCCTTTTCGCTTAACACTTGGAATCCCCATTGGGATTTCACTTTGCTTCTTTATGCTTATCAAAATCCATATCTATTTTACGagctgggtttttgtttttgaattttcatgttAGAAATATGAGGTGGTGAATGGAGAACAAGATGATGAGGAATATGTTTCCCTATTGGTTTGATTGCCGATATGATGGCATCAATCATGTATTAGCTCTAGCTGATTGTTCTCCATCTCCtcacaaaatcaaatatatacaatttaattttgttttctttctgcatttttattaacaaaataaaatgtggGTTTGGTTGGTTTTCATGATTTAAGGAGTTGGGAGAATGAAATGATGACTGAGACATATTTGTTTCCCTATTGGTTTGATTGCCGTCATGATGGCATCTTTATGTATTAGCTCTATCTGATCATTCTCTTCCTTTATACacagttttggattttgaaaatgcTCTTTTAAACTCCCATGTGTTGGTTAAATATTTCATGTTAAGAGTGtaatttgtcattttatttCACGTGTATTACTATTATTACCTTTGGGTATTTTCCGAatcatgaataaaaataatgtagtaTTTTTGTGGCACAGATGAGGTTAAACTACTGGCAACTGGCAAGACTGTTTTAGCAGTTGACTTAACTAATTTATGTTAGTGTAGTCTTATTCTATGAACTACTTTGGTTGGCCACAACTGGCTGATGGGTCAACTAGAGCTGTTGGGTTAGGATCCAGTGactaataatttgatttttcatcTTAAACTTGGTTAGCAAAATGTGTGGAGAATTAAATGATGATCGTTATATGTTTCCCTATTGGTTTGATTGCCGTAATGATGGCACAATTTGTATTAGCTATCATTCTCTTCATAGTATAATCTTTGCGTTTTCTTTATCTTCAGAACACTGTCTTGTGATTGTTTTCAGAACATTGCTCgtcattttgttttgtaatgCATTGAAATCCATTTGTGAAAGAACAGTGATTGTTTTctccaatatataatttatggCTATAGtggttgttattaatttttctgaaaacaattgatacattgaattattaattatcAATATCATATGAAAATTCTGCATATGAATATATGGTTGATGAAAGATGCTTTCTTCATTTACCCACCGATAACAGGGGAAGTGACTTTTATTATGGTCAGACTCTTCTCCTATCGCACACTGCCTAAACAAGGTCTTTGACTCCATGTTTAACTCCACTGGAGGGTGTGCTCAATGCCAAGATTGTAATTGTAAAATCttgtattaatttttcatttgttgGCAAGTGTCCCAGTTTTTCAGTTGTGGATTGGTGGCTGTTTGGAATAATATACTCTTATGCTCAGTTGTGAATATTTTGATTGAAATATTATCTTGAAAAACACAACCTTGCTTCGTTTTATTGATTggaattgaaatatttttttggaaagataattacaacatgctttTAATCCTGCAGTTTGAATCCTTTTTCTCATAGACCcccccccaagcactttgtacatgCCATGCACTTTGTTATTAAAGGGAATTGCCTTATATTTGAATTCAATAAGCACCACTTTTACCCTAGAACCTCCCAAATAATAATTCTTAAATTCATTTGGTGCATCCGTGTGCATGAACTCCCCAATCTATTGCATGAATATGGTCTGTCAACCGCCAGATTTTGCTGTAGGGAGCAACTATTCTTACTAGAGGCGACTAATTAGTAATGACAACAATGTTTGTTCTATTAGGTTAACCAACAGAAACATAAGGATATGTCCTCGGCCTCatttgaggaattttttttaactggtACTAAACAACCTAAATTCATATTTATTATGAATGAATTAGGTTCACAGTGAGAAGAGATGACATCCTGATATGGATTATTCTGTCTATAAATTAAGATGAGGGGAAATAGCCTTTATGTGATGAGACAATATTGGtaaagacaaagtttagttacaataTTAGATTTGGTCTAAAGctacaactttatttaatatttttttattggaagtgaattttgacaaattcacctttaaattttacatctttttcttaCATCTTTCAtgcttacaatttttttataaaattaaagatcaataattatatcatcattaaattgtttaaattgtaactttttatagtttaaaatgatgtaaataaaatataagattatagattatatagtaaataatatccgattgatacAAAacttgacatgtgtattaagacttaagagcgtaaagaacatgcaattgattagattttcaaaatatgtagtaatgtttattgtattaagtaaagttgtaacCTTACGTTATAGACCCACTTCTAGGTTTATCTTATCGATAATATGTTGTAGACCCACTTCCAGATTTACTGCACAAAAAGATATTGATCCTGATGTGAAGTTTGATTTGAATTAATAACAAGTATATGTTTATCTATAACAAAACAGTGCTGCTTCGTTCAAAACTTGCAAGATCAGTTGTCCCTTTTAAAAGCTCTAGTATGATTTTAGTCTAGAAGAGTCCATATAATTGAGCAAATGATGCAGGTGCCCGGAGTTCAATTGTCTTTGGTGTCCTGCATGTAAAACCCCAAAAACCATATGCTGACTTGATCATATATTCATATCTGTTCATATCAGATTAGCGTCAGATTGTATCAATTGAGAatgtttttggagaaaatttccTGGTTGgtaatttaatctttttctctTCGCTTTTATACCCATGAACTGCAAGCCCATCTATAACTGAATTccaacaaaacaagtttttctcCCGCAACTTGAAGAACACTGAAAGTGACCTATCTAAGCTCCCACACTTGGCATATATATCAATAAGTGCAGACCCAATATAAACATCAACATCAAATCCATTCTGCAATTTATGAAGATGAATTTCCTTTCCTAAATCAAGAGCTCCAAGATGGGCACAAGCTGATATAACAGTTGCCATGGTCACTTCATTAGGATGGATCCCATTACTCGTCATTTCATTAAATATTGCTAAAGCTTCTCTAAATTTCTGGTGTTGAGAATTGCAAGTGATCATGGTTGTCCATGAGATTATATCTCTTACAGACATCTGATTGAATAACAACTCCGTAGAATCGAAATTCCCCATTCTTGCATATCCATCAATCATAGTGTTCCATGTAGCAGTATTCCTCTCAGGCATCTCCTCAAACAATCCACTTGCAGAACTCAAATCCCCAGTACGGACATAAGCAGAAACTATCGTAGTCCATGCATAAACATCTCTGTcaggcatttcatcaaacacccTTCTTGATCTACCAATTTTGCCAAAATTCGAATAGAAATCAATCAAAGCAGTCTGAACAAACACACATGAATCAAACCCATTTCTCCAAATGTGACAATGTACAGCTTCACCAAAACCCAAAGCTGAAAGCGAAGCACAAGCCTTAATCAACGGTGAAAACGTATAACTTGTTGGCATAACTTCAGCTCTCAACATATGTATGTAACATTCCAAAGCTTGAGTTGGgtgaaaacaatgaacaaagCCCCTTATCATTGCATTGTAGACAAAAACATTGGGACTTTCCACGTGGGTAAATACTAAAGTTGCGTAATCTATTTGCAAAAAGTTGGAGCAGGCGCTAATAAATTGGTTCACTAAGAAACAATCTTGGTTTGCATTGGTTTTGATCATAGAGGCAAATACAGATCCCAGGTTCTTTAGGTTGGAACGTGTCTTCTTTCATGGTTCTTCTTTCTGGGTTCCTGGAGGTACCAGCCCCTTGTTTGGGAATTGTTGGTTCCCAAGCCTTCTGATTCTTTTTTGCATCATTGGGTGGCTAATAGGGACACATTTGTTCTTGGTCCTTATGTTTCTTGGCACCCCTTTTGAATTGTCTTAATCTCAACCTAGCCTTACTGCACGTCCTAAGGATCCCAGGCTTCCGGGAATTTCCAGATATCCTGGCCTAGTTATTTTCCCGGGCTCCCTGGCGATTTTCCAGACCTTTGATAATTGGGTTGGGATTTTTCTCTCCCTTATTTCATGGGGCCCGAAACTTGCCCATTCATGGACCCGGGTCTCTCCTTATGGATTCTTAACGGGTTTGGACCTCTCCCCTTTTCCTTTATTGGGAGCCCAAACGCTTTATGGTCTCAATcctttgtgttgttttgttggGCCTTGGTACAACATTGTGATTTTTTGGACCTCAATATTgctctagttgattttatttttttggttgaaaagtaATACTATTCAAATTCTGCATACATAACTTgatctttttgtttaaaataacTTCTCTACAGGAAACTCTAAGGAAGAATGCAAAAATCAACAATCACGTGCcattgtgaaattattatagTTTAGCAATTTAGATATAAATGAGTTCTAGGTACAATGGAATAGGAACAATTCTAGGTGACATTCCAAATTTCTAGAACTTCTCGAGGTGCTCCATAGGACACTGTACAGTGTGataaagagaaagcaaaaacataGTCTCAAGTATAACCTGAATATTGTGGGTGGTGCTGTCGATCTagaatggaagagaagaagcgCCGCCTAGTTGTATTGAAAGAGATGAAGCATCGCCAAATTGGATTGGATGTGGGTGTGCCACTGATTTGAGGTTAGATTTGGAAGAGAAGGAGCTAGAGAGTGGTGTAGCCAAGTTGGGTTTGAAGAGAAGAAGCGCTGTTGATTTGAGGTTGTGGGTGTGCCATTGTCTTGTTCTTCTACTGTGGGTATGGGTTTGTTTAGCAGCTGTCTGGTTCTTGTGGTTGGATTGGAAGAAAAGAAGCTAGAGAGGCAAATGTTAGACGAGCTGGAAGAAGATGAGACAGAGCTAGAACGTGAGATAGAGTAGGAAGAAGACGAGACAGAGCTTAAGAAAAGCGTTGATGAATGttgatttgtttctttttctgctCTAGCCTCTAGTTGATTATTCCTCTTCTACTTAGCTTCGTTTCACTCAATGTTCTATACAAGACTTGCAAGTTGGGTTAACTAGTTTTTGGACCGAGTTCCACTTAGCAAATATGtggaatttggattttttattttttattttttttaaagagaatgtaagtttttatttgagtgtgtgtttggcaaaaattattttggtcaacttattttactattcagcttatttttgttactatttatgagtctcattacactttttggtacaaGTCATGGatcctactgtactatttcagctaacttttagctttatctacagtactttcagctaaaaatttttagttttaacaaaataaacggatcccaaacagactccaaatatgttaattttttgtacaaatttgggtggggtttttttttttttttttttgggacatgtATGGTCAAGGTAATTTTGGTCAAAAGTTGGAACATCTAATGTGAATTTGAGTGGTTTAGGGGGTTAATTACTTGATGTCCAAATTTGTCGAGtttgaataatatcaaaatatggTTTATATTTCTTgcatctaaaaaattaattttctataCCTTGATAATTCATGATACACAATAAAATTGGATAACTCttgattgaatttgaaaaatattctaatatGATATCTCTGCAGTTTGTGTGGTATCCTCGACCttttaagagcattcacatcacgAGTCTTAAATATTTTAGTGAATAGCATCTAAAAAACTAACTTTATAGCAtttaacacatcattttacagtacacccaacatcaaaacttctatttcttttaccatttcatttaaatatttttttctttattattattcttcctcactctccctttgtctctctctccctctctctttctcaacccaaCAGTCCTAAGCATCGCCAGCCACCACCTATACCACAACCATCACAAACTTACCACCTATGCCACAACCAACAAAAACCCATCATTGCCTCCACTAGCCACATccacccaccaccacaaaccataataaaaaaaaaaaaaaaaaaaaaaaagcaacaacaacaacaaccaccattGCCCCCACCAGCCACATTCACTTGCCACCGTGACTCACAACACAAATCAAACCACCATAATCACAAATTTTAACGAAGCTCTAAAATCTCATCCAatccaattcaaactcaaatttcAGAATCATAGCCCTAAATTTTAGATCGAATCAATGCCTCTAATCAACTCAATACACTAACCTTAAACATGCAAAGCTTCATCGATCCACCAAAATTGCTGCCTTCTTTGGCCACATCGCAATTGCTGGCTCCTCCTCATGCTTAACCTTCCTCATGAGGCGAGATTATTTCACGAGGCCAGACAGAGAGGCTAGTGAGAGATAGATCAGAAGCCACAAAGAGAAGTAGAGGCTGgtgaaagaaagaataaaagagagaagaaaagagaaagagagacggtgaaagaaaagagagaaggaaagagaaagagtaTGAGAGAGAAATTCTTATTTTGATTGAAGtggataataaaaaaaaaaaaaatatatatatatatatatatatatatttatatatatttttaaagatttgaGCTATAGTAGAATGTCAAAGATGAAATTCTACTGTAGCTaagatgttaaaatttttaagtataGCACCTTTGACGTGTGACTTTTTGAGAGGATGAGAGCTAACAATGAGATTTTAGTATTTTCACATCTtttatgtgaatgctctaattgGATAACTCttaattataattgaaaatatatgtcCATTGAGCCTTTTAAGTTGAGTGGTACCTAGTTCTCAGAGAGGATCTATTCTTTCTAGGATGCATGTCCCTCTACTTGATGTGGAagatttagttaaaaaaaaaaaaaaaaatactcttgGCCACTCTAGAGTTTACTAACCCTTTCTCTTcaacttttgttttgttaaacTCCAGTTCTTTCGCTTAATCATGGGAACCAGTTATCCAAAAAGCCCTTTCTACTATggtgtggtggttgtggttatAGTTGATAAGCGAAATAGTTTTGCTATCCAGATTAATCTATTCATGGGGTTGAGGAGATTGATGGATGTTTAGATAGTAATGGAATATTTTGCTTCCTATGAATCTATAATGGACaaataaaattcacattttgTCCTTATAAATAGTAGATGTTTTCCTTTTGGACTTTGATGTTTTTCTTGTTTCATTTAATCCTTGAATTTATGGCAATAAATTCCAATTTCAACATTTATGTCATCACTATTGCATACCCTTGGTGCGATAATCACTCTACaaatataagtacttgtggggtgtaggggccaagggtcggggttcaagtctccaattCTTTTGCTTGATCATGGGAACTAGTTATCCACAAAGTCCTTTCTACTAAggtgtggtggttgtggttatagttgataaacaaaatagttttgCTATCCAAATTAATTTGTTCATGGGGTTGGGGAGATTGATGGATGTTCAGATAGTAATAGAATATTTTGCTTCCTATGAATTTATAATGGGcaaaataaaattcacattttgTCATAAATAGGAGATGTTTTCCTTTTGGACCTTGATGTTTCTCCTGTTTTATTTAATCCTTGAATTTTTGGCAATAAATTCCAATTTCAACATTCACATCATCACTACTGCACACcctcactccacaagtataagtgtttgtgggggggggggggaagggccagggttcaagtctttaggagggaactttacacacatatatacttaaattagactagagtagaatttttatcttttattaaaaaaaaaaaattcatgttgTGGGCATAAGGGAAAAGTGTCTTGGAGTCGCCACCTAATTATATGGTCTAGGAATCATGAATATAGCATCCTTTTGAGAAAGGacctttgatcttactaccagattttgggtttggagtttaggtacgTTCTTGGGAAGATGTTAGGCACCCAGGATTGctcaaccctaaggttggcatCCCATCATTGTATCTTAGATCTTAACCTCATTTAAAACATGCTTAACACTTGtatctatactcacacacacacatacactagcatacatctaagcatacaattATGGCATCATTATcccaaaacaatatatttatctatCTACCCAGACAAAAGAGAGCCAAACATACCAAAGaaaccctaacatacatctatcatagCATCAAAACATTTTCAAGGCAGTTACATATATAATCAGGTCAGAAACATAAAGAAAGATCCAAGCAACATGTGATTCATCCAAACATTCACACCCATTCCTAGAACCAAAGCAAGATCATATcacaaatgcatgaacattCTCAATGTATGACTTACCTTTTACTTATCTTGCGGCAACTCAGCACCTATGGCGTCAATGCATAAGCATGTGAATGAATGGCATTAAAActaagaaaccctaatctaaacatgtgataacaaacaaacattttaAAAGATGAACAAGCAATTATGGGGCTTAAAACATATGAAAAAGATGATGCATAGAACAAACATGTGGGagcataaataaaaaaaacaagaatttagggtttttgggtAACGGCATCATGCACGGTAGAACAGGTCTGCGTATGCAAAATCAAGCCTATCATGCGTACATAGATCTTTACCCAGAAAACCTAAAAGCACAAAAATAGAGCagaatttaaaacaaaaaatctaacaacctacgtacacaaaagatgaaaagaacTAAAGGGCTAATCTAAACAAACATGTATGAACATAAACCAAACctaaaaacaagattaaaataggaaagaaagacagaaaataaaaagaaaagctaagAAGAATACCTTAAAGAAAAAAgctcctaggcttgattttttaccgttccccttagtcaaatctatcacaattcaataaaatagtgaTTAGCAATGTTAAACTAAAAGGATTGGGGCCAGAAAATgtctcaatcaaataaaaatgacttgagggtgttttgtgaaaagctcccttttgattcactattttctagtgaatcttaggtttttcctgtgggatttttgtgtgttttgaaaatgtaccatgtaaaGCTTTTTATAttggaaaaaatggggtttggaatggctctTAGATGATGTGgaattcattccaaacctcagccaTTATTGTATAAAACTTGTCTTTCTTATGCTTTTGAAACTCTAGTTGCATATGCAGGAATGTgccattttaacactcctcaaATCAATTTAACATTTGATTGGGCTCTATattggccttgggccttaaagTTCGAGCATCATTGGAGAACGAGGGTCtgagtcgtaaggggtacaaaatgcggtgtttACACACGTCATCTACCTAATAGAAAATGCTAGTATGgctaaaatattgtttgtaacagttaatacaataaaaattactaaagtaGTATTTTTATTCTCCCTTACAACAACTCAACAAGTGAGGGAGGTgtatttgaagttttgaaccTAGGTGCTATCCTATATGGGAGAATTGGGCAATGCCACTAAGTTAAAAGATTTTTGGCTACTTTATTAGTATTAGCAGAGTCAAGTTAGTGAGTTATAAGACTTTTGACTAATTAAGTACTGAGTCAAGTTAGAGGTTAGATGACTGACCTCATGACAAGAGAGAGATTAGAAAGACGAAGGGTTATTATCCTCATTGTACAATCTATTCTTTATCCTTGTCTAAAAATTGGccttttattcttttcaatTTATGGTCTATATATCTACGACTGCTATCTAAACAAAAGGTAGCATCCCTAATACCCTATTCCAATACTAGGGGGGAAAAAAGGGTCCCAGGTGTTGATTGCCCCCATTTCTACTTTTCCTTGGATGCTATAGAACCCTAGGACTGGACATCCCTAGTTGTAGCAAACGATAAAAAAGCTAGGTAATGGTGGGAAAGATCCATTATTAACTTGTACCAACAAAGAACTTTTCTTTcactatatatttttcataatataacTTGAGAAATTgccatttaaaattattttagagaACGTTATTCACGCCGTCCACTCAACTACGAGTATGCTGATCAAGAACAATGAGTGGCATGGACACTTTCATGGGGTTTGGGCTCCACACTAGGGAAATATAAATTAACAATAGTAGTTAAATAGTGATGAATTAAGTGCAGGAGTGACTACACATTAGGTAAGCTTTGGTACAAAGAGCAATAAGAATTAACTGAGTGTTGTGCATCAAATGGTTAAGGCATTTAGTTTTCTATTGGCCAAAGTAAATACCACTAGCAATAACCCTTGCTAACACAATATGAATAACCCTCAAAAGCCTATGCAAATTTGTAGCAGCAGATTATTTacctatatacatatatgtgtgtgttaaaGCCGGTTCTTACTGTTTTGATTTTACTGTTTCCTACAAGAATTGATCCTCACTACTCTTGATAAATGACATGTTAAAGATGGTTCTTGCTGTTTTGATTCTTGCTACTCCCTACTAAGAATGGTAATGAGTCGGGTTTGGGGTGGGTTTTTCGATACCCAAATCCGACTTGCGGGCCTTCCCCCATTACCTGAACCTggcccgtt contains the following coding sequences:
- the LOC115962156 gene encoding pentatricopeptide repeat-containing protein At1g06143-like, whose protein sequence is MIKTNANQDCFLVNQFISACSNFLQIDYATLVFTHVESPNVFVYNAMIRGFVHCFHPTQALECYIHMLRAEVMPTSYTFSPLIKACASLSALGFGEAVHCHIWRNGFDSCVFVQTALIDFYSNFGKIGRSRRVFDEMPDRDVYAWTTIVSAYVRTGDLSSASGLFEEMPERNTATWNTMIDGYARMGNFDSTELLFNQMSVRDIISWTTMITCNSQHQKFREALAIFNEMTSNGIHPNEVTMATVISACAHLGALDLGKEIHLHKLQNGFDVDVYIGSALIDIYAKCGSLDRSLSVFFKLREKNLFCWNSVIDGLAVHGYKSEEKKIKLPTRKFSPKTFSIDTI